CACGAGGGGAGTGTTCACTCATGACAGACACCTTTAAATACCGAGCCAATCTCCAGATCTTTCTGCGACAACGCCCTCAGGTGAAAAGCCTTTCTTCTCAGCCGCTCGTGCTGCTCCTCACAACCAGGTGTGTGGTTTGCAACGGTACCGAACAGGTTCATAATTACTACTATCAACAATTGCCTCAACATAAAAGGTattaattgttttcaatataCTTTATACATGCGTACTTAACCCACgaattgtaaattaaatatGTTAACTAAAAGCCTTGAAAATTTAGTGATTATTACAAGAGAGAGATAATGAAATAGAACTTCAGCTATTCGTGAACGcatgtttctatattttattaagaCTATTTCTGTAGGACCTTCTAGTTGTTGATAATGTTATTAAATATCTTCCCAGGTATTCTGAAGCTTGCACTCTGGTAACAATGCCAATGAAactgactgtcgtctgctgtacCCTAACCCTTGTTTATCACATGACCTTAAGTACATCAGCTGCCGTGGGTAAGACTTCCGGTTCTATCTTAAATGCGCGAAGGTATTcgtcaaatatctttttttattttcaataacatGGCTCTGCCATAATGATAATGTTAGCAATATTCCTCCACACATTCAGAGTTTCTGATATGATCATTGTCTCCCAggctttgcacacacacacatgcaatgaTTGTCCAGGgaagtgtttttctttgtctggcATGCTAGTGTCATCGCTGGTTGCTTCGATTCAATTCCATGATTAAAAATCCTCCGAataattgtcttcttttttttaccaGAAATCCTACCATCGTTTGAAATTCATGGAGAGTTCATCGGTCTATCAAATTTAAAACCGAGCCTTgcaggtcattttttttaaagatgatctAATAAACTCACTCTTTTGTGAATTATCTGTTTTTAAGATGTAAAGAATCCTTACAGCTCTTTGGAATGGAATTGGGGTCTGTTAAATGCTTTTAACATACTGTGGTTGGGGCCAATGAAAAGAATTGATGTTTAAATGTGGTTCAGTCCTCCTCCCCCCCTCTCCATTCACTTTCCCCAGTCTTCTGATTCccaccccttcctctccccaccccctaATCCCTTTTTAACTCCTCCTCACATTGTTCAGTAAACAGTCGTTGTCAAACAGGTGAAATTGTCCTTTTCTGTTCTCTAGTTCCGGGCAGCTCAGATGTGAAAGCAACTTCAAATATCACTGACTCCAGCTCTCCATCATCCTTGGACATCTACGCTATACCGAGTATGTTTCAGAATTTATTCCTTGGAACTTCATAGTATACATGAACGAAATAGCAACATGATAAGAAGCAGGATGGTGATGGCGTGGTTGCCGCATGGTTAGGTTTCTCTTACGGacgaagttgttgttgttgctgctgttaatTCGTCCTTTCTTTGCCTTTTGATTCTCCGTGGTAAAACATTATCTACTTACCCCTACCCCAGCTTCCTCCCCGTTCCCCGGAATGTGAGGCTCTAATAGCCACCTACATGCCGCCAGTTGAtgttgtttaattatttacctGACAGTAATTCATACACTAACAACTGATTCTCTAATCTTTACAGATCGTCCAAAGAAAGAATGCACCGACCATGGTGACTGCTACTGTACCACAGGCGTGTCCTTTTGCTACAATGgggaatgtttttgtgtttgggtGAGTGAGGTTCCTGTACCGCATTGAATCTTCTCGTGGTTCTTATAATTAGTCACAATACATTCTAACATCATAATAAATATCTGTAGCAAACGACTTACCCTTTTACTACCAACAATGTATATTTACTGTAATATGTTGTAATGTACAATATTGTCAAGCTATCTATAACAATGACTAATCTCCACCAGGAACTGCTTGTGGCAATAGTGACATAGAAATACTAGCAGACGAAGACAATATTACAAGTCACGGCTGTTATTGGTGTCTGACTGTTGTTTCAGACCAACAAAGTGTTGTCAACATCCGATCTCAACGACACGGTGATTGCAAGTTTCTTGGACAACAATGCAAATCAGCAGCCGCCTCGGCAATGAGGCAGTGAACTCTGCTCATCGAAAAACGTGTACGTCACACACCTAACGGTctcattcacagaaaaaaaacatgaatgcCGATGAAGTTCGTTATGGTTTCAATTCTCTCCGCTGCCCACACAGCAAGTGTTGCATCAAATATCTTCAGACGACTGGGACCTAGGGAAAGCTGTAATCATTCAAcagcaaatttctttttttttttttaattttagcaaAGAAACAGCCTGGAATGTTCCAAATGTACTTGGTTATTGTACTATCAAGTAAAGActttgtcttatttgtttgaCATAAGtgcttactttctttttaatatataaatattcttaaaaatcattctcactctttcaaatgttttaatatgtttaataatatatttacataatattgaagctaaatatttaaaaaaaatcgttgacTTCACAATATTGCTGGATGTTGTGACGATCTGTGCACTAGATAACGACGGAAAGCTGTGGGCTCGAATTTTTGTTAAAGGTTGTGAAGGCATTAAAGATCTACCTAAGGTTTCCCATGTGCTTTATCTGAGTGGATATGAGCATCATCAGTGAGTGAATAAATC
The Pomacea canaliculata isolate SZHN2017 linkage group LG2, ASM307304v1, whole genome shotgun sequence genome window above contains:
- the LOC112556151 gene encoding uncharacterized protein LOC112556151 isoform X2, producing MTDTFKYRANLQIFLRQRPQVKSLSSQPLVLLLTTRYSEACTLVTMPMKLTVVCCTLTLVYHMTLSTSAAVVPGSSDVKATSNITDSSSPSSLDIYAIPNRPKKECTDHGDCYCTTGVSFCYNGECFCVWTNKVLSTSDLNDTVIASFLDNNANQQPPRQ
- the LOC112556151 gene encoding uncharacterized protein LOC112556151 isoform X1, whose product is MTDTFKYRANLQIFLRQRPQVKSLSSQPLVLLLTTRCVVCNGTEQVHNYYYQQLPQHKRYSEACTLVTMPMKLTVVCCTLTLVYHMTLSTSAAVVPGSSDVKATSNITDSSSPSSLDIYAIPNRPKKECTDHGDCYCTTGVSFCYNGECFCVWTNKVLSTSDLNDTVIASFLDNNANQQPPRQ